From a single Capsicum annuum cultivar UCD-10X-F1 chromosome 12, UCD10Xv1.1, whole genome shotgun sequence genomic region:
- the LOC124889723 gene encoding uncharacterized protein LOC124889723 yields MYATAAVYVFHEFESWLVRLVNDQYATVAAVSYVNCESEIGQLETYYEAAGGAKKKRLFGLGSKADSYYGKKLCGCDASSSSVPPSVSLPIINLEEFVKQLISALTTQFLPVVIECVDGISVQEEVVLDPPPTNDDNNDDIDS; encoded by the exons ATGTATGCTACTGCTGCTGTTTATGTGTTTCATGAGTTTGAGAGTTGGTTAGTAC GCCTTGTTAATGATCAATATGCTACTGTTGCTGCTGTTAGCTATGTaaat TGTGAATCTGAAATTGGTCAATTAGAAACATATTATGAAGCTGCGGGAGGAGCAAAAAAGAAAAGACTATTTGGTCTTGGGTCTAAAGCTGACAGTTACTATGGGAAAAAACTTTGTGGCTGCGATGCCTCCTCATCATCAGTACCACCTTCGGTTTCTTTACCGATAATAAATTTAGAGGAATTTGTGAAACAATTGATTTCGGCTCTTACTACTCAGTTTCTTCCGGTAGTTATTGAGTGTGTTGATGGTATTAGCGTACAAGAAGAGGTCGTGCTTGATCCTCCTCCtactaatgatgataataatgacgACATTGATTCCTAG